A part of Saccharomonospora amisosensis genomic DNA contains:
- a CDS encoding flavin reductase family protein, producing the protein MSRFPSGVTIVTTTDHCGARWGFTASAFCSVSAEPPLVLACLAVSADSYRAFRTSSKWVVNILGEEHAPLANRFATKGADKFAGGEFDTDADGLPVLPEAVASLVCRTQARQPAGDHVILIGEAVNVRLRDQNPLVYYARDFARLSA; encoded by the coding sequence ATGTCCCGGTTCCCCAGCGGAGTCACCATCGTGACCACGACCGACCACTGCGGAGCGAGGTGGGGATTCACCGCGAGCGCCTTCTGCTCCGTATCCGCGGAACCGCCGCTGGTGCTGGCCTGTCTGGCCGTCTCCGCCGACAGCTACCGTGCCTTCCGCACCTCAAGCAAGTGGGTGGTCAACATCCTCGGCGAAGAGCATGCTCCCCTGGCGAACCGGTTTGCCACCAAGGGAGCGGACAAGTTCGCCGGTGGCGAATTCGACACGGACGCCGACGGTCTGCCGGTGTTGCCAGAGGCGGTGGCGTCCCTGGTGTGCCGGACGCAGGCCCGCCAGCCGGCCGGTGATCACGTGATCCTCATCGGCGAAGCGGTCAACGTGCGGCTGCGCGATCAAAACCCCCTTGTCTACTACGCCCGGGACTTCGCCCGGCTTTCCGCCTGA
- a CDS encoding bifunctional 3,4-dihydroxy-2-butanone-4-phosphate synthase/GTP cyclohydrolase II: protein MRQMQCHERSARPIQVSGSQNTDEADTAVRAAVAAFARGEFVVVIDDEDRENEGDLIIAAETVTSAQIAFLVRHTSGLACVAMDGQRLDQLRLEPMVAMGDDPRGTAFTVSVDLREGTTTGISAADRAATIRALSDPAAGPHDFTRPGHVFPLRARPGGVLKRAGHTEAAVDLARLAGKRPASVLAEIVNDDGTVSRRPQLAAFARRHGLTVLTIADLIRYRQRTERLVERTSQAPLPTPYGTFDAFCYTSLLDGTEHLALVAGDGANRDEVLVRVHSECLTGDVLGSARCDCGEQLRQALREIAEAGSGVLVYLRGQEGRGIGLGHKLRAYTLQDQGLDTVDANLALGLPVDSREYGVGAQILADLGVHSIRLMTNNPAKYSGLSGYDITIASRVPLIVTAGEHNAAYLMTKRDRLGHRLDPVGGTPTTAREQSQP, encoded by the coding sequence ATGCGACAGATGCAATGTCACGAGCGGTCCGCGCGGCCGATCCAGGTGTCCGGCTCCCAGAACACCGACGAGGCCGACACGGCGGTGCGCGCGGCGGTGGCCGCCTTCGCCCGGGGCGAGTTCGTCGTCGTGATCGACGATGAGGATCGCGAGAACGAGGGTGATCTGATCATCGCGGCGGAAACCGTCACCAGTGCACAGATAGCCTTCCTGGTGCGCCACACGAGCGGCCTCGCCTGTGTGGCCATGGACGGGCAACGGCTGGACCAACTCCGCCTGGAACCGATGGTGGCCATGGGCGACGATCCCCGCGGCACCGCGTTCACCGTCTCGGTGGATCTGCGCGAGGGCACCACCACCGGCATTTCCGCCGCAGACCGAGCGGCGACCATCCGGGCACTGAGCGACCCGGCGGCCGGTCCGCACGACTTCACCCGGCCCGGCCATGTTTTCCCGCTTCGCGCTCGGCCCGGCGGCGTGCTCAAACGGGCTGGGCACACCGAGGCCGCAGTAGACTTAGCGCGGCTGGCCGGGAAGCGACCCGCCAGCGTGCTCGCTGAGATCGTCAACGACGACGGCACAGTGTCCCGCAGGCCACAGCTGGCCGCCTTCGCCCGACGTCACGGGCTCACCGTGCTCACCATCGCGGATCTGATCCGCTACCGTCAGCGCACCGAGCGCCTCGTCGAACGCACATCGCAGGCACCGTTGCCGACACCCTACGGCACCTTCGACGCGTTCTGCTACACCTCCCTGCTCGACGGCACCGAGCACCTCGCCCTCGTGGCGGGGGACGGCGCGAACCGCGACGAGGTCCTCGTCCGCGTGCACTCCGAGTGCCTCACTGGCGACGTCCTGGGTTCGGCGCGTTGCGACTGCGGGGAGCAACTACGCCAGGCGTTGCGCGAAATCGCCGAGGCAGGCAGCGGCGTCCTGGTGTACCTGCGAGGTCAGGAAGGCCGCGGCATCGGGCTCGGGCACAAGCTCCGTGCCTACACCCTGCAGGACCAGGGATTGGACACCGTCGACGCGAACCTGGCCCTTGGCCTGCCGGTGGACAGCCGCGAGTACGGTGTGGGCGCTCAGATCCTGGCCGACCTCGGCGTCCACTCGATTCGCCTGATGACCAACAACCCGGCCAAATACTCGGGGCTTTCGGGCTACGACATCACGATCGCATCGCGCGTACCGCTCATCGTCACGGCCGGTGAGCACAACGCCGCCTATCTGATGACCAAACGAGACCGGCTGGGACACCGGCTGGATCCGGTCGGCGGCACGCCGACAACCGCCCGGGAGCAGTCGCAGCCATGA